Proteins encoded by one window of Flavobacterium sp. N502540:
- a CDS encoding SusC/RagA family TonB-linked outer membrane protein: protein MKKMTIMKARAASLFYLKRSLKVQLTAFFIVVSILDAHSENYDQKRKNSKESLLNLTVKSTDQKKVQGVVKDDKGMPLTGVTISVNGGKQGTVTNFDGKYEIAVNEGDVVSFSFIGFETKIIKITNQVLLNVTLVASINKLDDLVLVGYGKMSRDKITGAVTKLDTKVLQNTQNVSFADALIGVVPGLFVQESFTSPDAPPSILLRGIGSISASTDPLIVVDGVQMPRSGLGAFALNAADIQDISVLKDAASTSIYGSKGTNGVIMITTKRGNRNTKMKVTFNTRLGMKMADQSFTNDLMKGSQKLDFEESLGFYKSNPALLQSRRAAGNNVNWADLLLKNEINRENDISFSGGSDKANYYTSITYNNVNNIFDGQYKRYTVATRVDFDLGKKIKVGFSGNFSNVNEQDGRTVGSPFINSFLLNPWLTVFDDKGNPLRLLDIASSSGAPYNPLFIRENTNANANRKNIGGSVNLTYTPFKWLSLNGVLGANYNNSKNSNYENVIVKGGTLTVNNSDNNNYTGTLTATIAKKFQKHNFDLVLGNEVNEYETNSLNVLANTFNSDAIQIVSAAKTITSVTQQKSQAGSLSYFSRLNYNFDNTYNLSLSFRRDGSSRFGDNNKYANFWSVGTSWNVHRDLFKDNKTISSLKFRASIGTSGNDFIGDFASQSLYGYKSQMTYAGSTVPYLTRGENPNLTWEKNYNKNFGIDYGFFNNRISGTVDYYIRDTKDLLNNKPIPLTSGFSELISNIGNFRNEGVEIGLHTVNLKGKDFNWTTDFNIAFNKGTVIALSDKKDILFNSGSTVFQEGSAIRSFYIADWAGVNPVTGFNQYRKQDGTLVDYNTNKTTTNATEISNLRQVSNKTAMPKYYGGLTNTFRYKQLDLSVLVSYAGGHYVLNEGIYNLYNNPGYNQSTAVLKAWKNPGDQSNLAVRQVNTTNPNAFLESDYKSSTQFLENASYIKLKNVALGYTLQRSILEKTGIESLRIYVQGQNLFTKTAVSYIDPEYATAAGGIGLSSSIVRAYSLGLNASF, encoded by the coding sequence ATGAAGAAAATGACCATAATGAAAGCCCGAGCGGCATCTCTTTTTTATTTAAAACGATCTTTGAAGGTTCAACTAACTGCATTTTTTATTGTAGTTTCAATACTTGATGCTCACTCTGAAAATTATGATCAAAAGCGTAAAAATTCAAAAGAATCTCTTCTTAACCTTACAGTTAAAAGTACAGATCAGAAGAAAGTTCAGGGTGTAGTAAAAGACGATAAAGGCATGCCTTTGACTGGAGTGACAATTTCAGTAAATGGCGGTAAACAGGGAACAGTTACTAATTTTGACGGTAAATATGAAATTGCTGTAAATGAAGGCGATGTAGTGAGTTTTAGTTTTATAGGTTTTGAAACTAAAATCATTAAAATTACCAATCAGGTTTTACTTAACGTTACGCTTGTGGCCAGCATTAATAAACTGGACGACTTGGTTTTGGTAGGGTATGGAAAAATGTCCCGCGACAAAATTACAGGAGCAGTAACAAAATTGGATACCAAAGTACTACAAAACACACAAAATGTCTCTTTTGCAGATGCTTTGATCGGAGTGGTCCCGGGTTTATTTGTTCAGGAGAGCTTTACGTCTCCAGATGCACCTCCTTCTATTTTACTTAGAGGTATTGGCTCCATAAGTGCCAGTACAGATCCTCTGATAGTCGTGGATGGTGTGCAAATGCCCCGATCAGGATTAGGCGCTTTCGCTTTAAATGCTGCCGATATTCAGGATATCAGTGTCTTAAAAGATGCCGCATCAACCTCTATTTACGGATCCAAAGGAACCAACGGAGTAATAATGATTACTACCAAAAGAGGAAACCGAAATACAAAAATGAAGGTGACCTTTAACACCAGACTTGGAATGAAAATGGCAGATCAATCATTCACTAACGATTTAATGAAAGGTTCTCAAAAATTAGATTTTGAAGAATCATTAGGATTCTACAAATCTAACCCGGCATTACTTCAAAGCAGAAGAGCAGCAGGTAATAATGTAAATTGGGCAGATTTGCTTTTAAAGAATGAAATAAATCGCGAAAATGACATTTCTTTTTCTGGAGGTTCAGACAAAGCAAACTATTACACTTCTATAACGTACAATAATGTCAATAATATTTTTGATGGTCAGTATAAAAGATATACGGTAGCAACACGTGTTGACTTTGATTTAGGAAAAAAAATAAAAGTGGGATTTTCAGGAAACTTTAGTAATGTAAATGAACAAGACGGACGTACTGTTGGGTCTCCTTTTATAAATTCATTCTTATTAAACCCGTGGTTAACTGTTTTTGACGATAAAGGAAATCCATTAAGACTTCTGGATATTGCCAGTTCTTCGGGAGCTCCTTACAACCCTCTGTTTATAAGAGAAAATACAAATGCAAACGCCAATCGAAAAAATATTGGCGGAAGTGTAAATTTAACTTATACACCTTTCAAATGGCTGAGTCTGAATGGGGTTTTAGGGGCTAACTATAACAACTCAAAGAACAGCAATTATGAAAATGTAATTGTAAAAGGAGGAACATTAACGGTTAATAATAGTGATAATAACAATTATACAGGAACGTTAACGGCTACTATAGCAAAGAAGTTTCAAAAGCATAATTTTGATTTGGTATTGGGTAATGAAGTTAATGAATATGAAACGAATAGCCTTAATGTACTGGCAAATACTTTTAACTCAGATGCCATACAAATAGTAAGTGCAGCAAAAACGATCACTTCAGTTACGCAACAAAAATCACAGGCGGGTTCATTATCTTATTTTTCACGATTGAATTATAACTTTGATAACACTTATAACCTGTCATTATCCTTTAGAAGAGACGGTTCTTCCCGTTTTGGAGATAATAACAAATATGCTAATTTCTGGTCTGTAGGAACTTCATGGAATGTTCATAGAGATTTGTTTAAAGATAATAAAACGATAAGTTCTTTAAAATTCCGTGCCAGTATTGGTACTTCCGGAAATGACTTTATTGGGGATTTTGCTTCTCAATCCTTATATGGGTACAAGAGTCAAATGACTTATGCAGGGAGTACGGTGCCTTATCTGACAAGGGGAGAAAATCCAAATTTAACGTGGGAGAAGAATTATAATAAAAATTTTGGGATAGATTACGGATTCTTTAATAATCGTATTTCAGGAACTGTTGATTATTACATTAGAGATACTAAAGATTTACTGAACAATAAACCGATTCCTTTAACTTCCGGTTTTTCAGAGCTGATTTCTAACATTGGAAATTTTAGAAATGAAGGTGTTGAGATTGGTCTTCATACTGTAAATTTAAAAGGTAAAGATTTTAACTGGACTACTGATTTTAATATTGCTTTCAACAAGGGAACAGTTATAGCCTTATCAGACAAAAAGGATATTCTTTTTAATTCGGGATCTACCGTGTTCCAGGAAGGAAGTGCAATACGATCTTTTTATATTGCAGATTGGGCTGGTGTTAATCCGGTCACAGGTTTTAACCAGTACAGAAAACAGGATGGAACGCTAGTAGATTATAATACCAATAAAACGACAACCAATGCAACTGAAATTAGTAATCTGAGACAGGTTAGCAACAAAACCGCTATGCCTAAATATTATGGAGGTTTAACCAATACGTTCAGATACAAACAACTTGACCTGTCGGTTTTGGTATCTTATGCAGGAGGTCATTATGTTTTGAATGAAGGAATCTATAACTTATATAACAATCCGGGCTACAATCAAAGTACAGCTGTGCTTAAAGCGTGGAAAAATCCCGGTGATCAGTCAAATTTAGCTGTAAGACAGGTGAATACAACTAACCCCAATGCATTTCTGGAGTCAGATTACAAATCCTCTACTCAGTTTTTAGAGAATGCCAGTTATATTAAATTGAAGAACGTTGCCCTGGGATATACACTTCAGAGAAGTATTTTAGAGAAAACGGGAATTGAAAGCCTTAGAATTTATGTTCAGGGACAAAATCTTTTTACCAAAACAGCTGTTAGCTATATTGATCCGGAATATGCTACTGCAGCCGGAGGCATTGGACTTTCTTCATCTATTGTCAGAGCGTATTCTTTAGGCCTGAATGCCAGCTTTTAA
- a CDS encoding RagB/SusD family nutrient uptake outer membrane protein: MKTNIKLFFTAVVVTLFSSCSDDIINKEPLDQLAPETLFQTEGGFRSALDGVYAVMKQDFYGYYFGIYTIPEAISDDLLSSTNSKDFSFDNSSGNIYPLGYSSATGNVEGFWRISYQAINHVNTIIKMARISSLPNKDAFLGEALGIRALLYYNLYRFYSPAYIIDKKALSVPYRFETDKLLDIKQRNTTAEVIQFIQADLNEAAALATNTVNSYRISKTAIYALSARVCHETADYKNAIVYSNLALTDARYKLDNTLAALQKEWDKDDSGEIIFRIRFENTEMGQNAALLAIPVLSSYPYLVSTDLINLYDKTKDFRFTVYFKNHPTIANSYYPKKQAGTRTTNASASDPGNIDLKLMRVPELYLILAESYFQGSDNASALINLNKLRNARGIGNYTGTDLGKEILNERRRELAFEGFRFTDLKRLGLGFNRADGTGLTANANRFALPIPQTEIDRSGIAQNPGY; encoded by the coding sequence ATGAAAACAAATATAAAATTATTCTTTACGGCAGTAGTGGTTACTTTATTTAGCAGCTGCTCTGATGATATTATCAACAAAGAACCTTTGGATCAATTGGCTCCCGAAACACTCTTTCAGACAGAAGGCGGTTTCAGAAGTGCTTTGGATGGTGTTTATGCTGTTATGAAACAAGATTTTTACGGGTATTACTTTGGAATTTACACCATTCCGGAAGCTATTAGTGATGATCTTTTAAGTTCAACAAATTCAAAAGACTTTTCTTTCGATAACAGCTCTGGAAACATATATCCACTGGGCTACAGTAGCGCAACCGGTAATGTAGAGGGATTCTGGAGGATTTCGTATCAGGCGATTAATCATGTGAATACGATTATTAAGATGGCAAGGATAAGTTCTTTACCCAATAAAGATGCTTTTTTGGGAGAAGCCTTAGGTATAAGAGCACTGCTATATTATAATTTATACCGCTTTTATTCACCTGCTTATATTATTGATAAAAAAGCGTTATCGGTCCCCTATCGATTCGAAACAGACAAGTTGTTAGATATAAAACAAAGAAATACGACAGCTGAAGTGATTCAGTTTATTCAGGCAGATTTGAATGAAGCAGCAGCTTTAGCCACCAATACGGTTAATTCGTACAGGATTTCTAAGACGGCTATTTATGCATTGTCAGCCCGTGTATGTCATGAGACAGCCGATTACAAAAATGCAATTGTATACAGTAATTTAGCCTTAACAGATGCCAGATATAAATTAGATAATACGCTGGCTGCTCTGCAAAAGGAATGGGATAAGGATGATTCTGGTGAAATTATTTTCAGAATACGTTTTGAAAATACCGAAATGGGACAGAATGCAGCACTTTTGGCTATACCTGTGCTTTCGAGTTATCCCTATTTGGTATCGACTGATTTAATCAATCTTTACGATAAGACGAAAGATTTTAGATTTACAGTATATTTTAAAAATCATCCTACTATCGCAAACAGTTATTATCCTAAAAAACAAGCAGGTACCCGAACTACAAACGCTTCGGCATCAGATCCAGGTAATATAGATTTAAAATTAATGAGAGTACCTGAATTGTATTTAATACTGGCAGAATCTTACTTCCAGGGAAGTGATAATGCCTCAGCATTAATTAACCTCAATAAATTAAGAAATGCCAGAGGTATAGGGAATTATACAGGGACCGATCTGGGTAAAGAAATTTTAAATGAGAGAAGAAGAGAATTGGCCTTTGAAGGCTTTAGATTTACCGATCTTAAAAGACTTGGATTAGGTTTTAACAGGGCAGATGGTACTGGTTTGACAGCGAATGCCAATCGATTTGCCTTACCTATTCCACAGACTGAAATTGATCGTTCTGGCATTGCACAAAATCCGGGATATTAA
- a CDS encoding ATP-binding protein has translation MENIFTYLKSQFIFQLDRLFQAENPTGKPVLNQLDSSGFINEFIIENNLTETDTLLLGLALVHHIKPDFLSSIIAEYLPNGGELPEFGGVKSKNHRGILPTGETAQFLVAGNDLDNRISFYNYLHNQSFLYQKRIIKIESVPNGEPKLSGLLILEDEYIEKFITGKILKPQLSSIFPAQLIETALDWDDLVLNSSTLNQIKEIETWLKFNEILLHEWNMKAKIKPGFRVMFYGAPGTGKTLTASLLGKYTQRDVYRIDLSMVISKYIGETEKNLSALFDKAADKDWILFFDEADAIFGKRTNVRDAHDKYANQEVSYLLQRIENHPGLVILASNFKANIDTAFTRRFQSIIEFEVPSSRERLQLWENNLPKGIRIAEDVNLNELSKKYDITGANIVNIIQYACLKTLEDENESIKLHHLLQGIKKEYAKEGKMM, from the coding sequence ATGGAAAATATATTCACTTACCTGAAAAGCCAATTTATCTTTCAGCTTGACAGACTTTTTCAAGCCGAAAACCCAACCGGAAAACCTGTTTTAAATCAACTGGATTCCAGCGGGTTTATTAACGAATTTATCATTGAAAATAACCTCACCGAAACAGATACTCTCTTATTGGGATTAGCTCTTGTGCATCATATCAAACCTGACTTTTTAAGTTCAATTATTGCAGAATATTTACCTAACGGAGGAGAATTACCTGAATTTGGAGGTGTGAAATCAAAGAACCACCGCGGCATTTTACCAACAGGCGAAACGGCTCAATTTTTAGTTGCAGGGAATGATCTCGATAACCGGATTTCATTCTATAATTACCTGCACAATCAATCTTTTTTGTATCAAAAAAGAATCATTAAAATAGAATCTGTTCCAAATGGTGAACCTAAACTGAGTGGTTTACTGATTCTTGAAGACGAATACATCGAAAAATTCATCACCGGAAAAATCTTAAAACCTCAGCTTAGCAGTATTTTCCCTGCTCAGCTAATTGAGACCGCATTAGACTGGGACGATCTGGTGCTCAATTCTTCAACTTTAAATCAGATTAAAGAAATAGAAACCTGGCTTAAATTTAATGAGATTCTGCTTCACGAATGGAACATGAAAGCTAAAATTAAACCAGGTTTCAGAGTGATGTTTTATGGTGCGCCGGGAACCGGAAAAACCCTTACGGCCTCACTTCTTGGAAAATATACGCAAAGAGATGTTTACCGAATTGACTTGTCTATGGTAATTTCGAAATACATTGGCGAAACCGAAAAAAATCTGTCAGCTCTTTTTGACAAAGCCGCCGATAAAGACTGGATTCTTTTTTTCGATGAAGCTGATGCCATTTTCGGAAAAAGAACTAACGTAAGAGATGCTCATGATAAATACGCCAATCAGGAAGTGTCCTACCTGCTGCAGCGTATCGAGAATCATCCCGGACTGGTTATACTGGCTTCTAATTTTAAAGCAAATATTGACACCGCTTTTACCCGAAGATTTCAATCCATAATTGAATTTGAGGTACCTTCTTCCCGTGAACGCTTACAGCTTTGGGAGAACAACCTGCCCAAAGGAATTAGAATCGCTGAAGATGTAAATCTTAACGAACTTTCAAAAAAATACGACATTACCGGAGCCAATATTGTGAACATCATTCAATATGCCTGTCTGAAAACACTCGAAGACGAAAACGAAAGTATCAAACTTCATCATCTTCTTCAAGGAATTAAAAAAGAGTATGCAAAAGAGGGCAAAATGATGTAA
- a CDS encoding TlpA family protein disulfide reductase: MKKWYCLRIIVLILSLNCFAQKSTKDYVRLSGKITDKNSDSLLVFINRKPLKRINIKTDGTFSDTLRVKEGVYGIFDGKEQGFFYLKNGYNLKITFDTKQWDETMAFTGEGAIPNKYLFKKALYTEKATSDKSIFQLGKDEFLARIDKIVAGYQKLLSETKGLEMPFVQSENKNFDDFKKSCVARYDKTTGLKKHQEEVLPKGKVSPKFSNYENFDGSKTSLDDFKGKFVYIDLWATWCGPCKKEIPFLKACEKEFHDKNIVFVSISTDRVKDHDKWKKMVTDLGLTGVQLFANGDTSFETAYEVIGIPRFILIDPQGNIVDPNAPRPSEDRLKVLFKESGVQ; this comes from the coding sequence ATGAAGAAATGGTATTGTTTAAGAATTATAGTTCTTATTCTTAGTTTAAATTGCTTTGCACAGAAAAGCACAAAAGACTATGTACGTTTGTCCGGAAAAATTACAGATAAAAATTCAGATTCTTTGCTCGTTTTTATAAATAGAAAACCGCTTAAAAGAATTAACATTAAGACAGATGGGACCTTTTCTGATACACTTCGTGTAAAAGAAGGAGTTTATGGCATATTTGATGGAAAAGAACAAGGCTTTTTTTACCTTAAAAATGGTTATAATCTTAAAATTACTTTCGATACGAAACAATGGGATGAGACAATGGCTTTTACAGGTGAGGGCGCTATACCTAACAAATATTTATTTAAGAAAGCCTTGTATACTGAAAAAGCAACTTCAGATAAATCAATTTTTCAACTGGGGAAAGATGAATTTCTGGCAAGAATAGATAAAATTGTAGCAGGTTATCAAAAGCTGCTTTCCGAAACAAAAGGTCTGGAAATGCCTTTTGTTCAATCTGAAAATAAAAATTTTGATGATTTTAAGAAAAGCTGCGTGGCCCGATATGATAAAACTACAGGATTAAAAAAACATCAGGAAGAAGTTTTGCCTAAAGGAAAAGTTTCACCAAAATTTTCTAATTACGAGAATTTTGATGGTAGCAAAACCTCTTTAGATGACTTTAAGGGTAAGTTTGTTTATATTGATTTATGGGCAACCTGGTGCGGACCGTGTAAAAAAGAAATTCCATTTCTTAAAGCCTGTGAGAAAGAATTTCATGATAAAAATATTGTTTTTGTGAGCATCTCTACAGATCGTGTAAAAGATCATGACAAATGGAAAAAAATGGTGACGGATCTTGGATTGACAGGAGTTCAATTATTTGCTAATGGAGATACTTCCTTTGAGACTGCTTATGAAGTGATCGGTATTCCACGATTCATTTTAATCGATCCGCAAGGTAATATTGTGGATCCGAATGCACCCAGACCATCTGAAGATCGATTAAAAGTGTTGTTTAAAGAATCTGGTGTTCAGTAG
- a CDS encoding IPT/TIG domain-containing protein, whose protein sequence is MKKRILAVAVLQFFMVLGGCSSDSGNDSIPEPPVVVVKTPKITSYSKNSGESGETISIYGENFSETVNDIKITFDGVAATIVSTSATEIKVVLPQTESVLPKVVFTISGKKINNEVRNNYSGSIGIVPTSSKTAWFTMENVLKSDKAIKRARMLSSEISYITYGSYVYRTLDGGITWNYWAYNYNSEGDFYATKKGEGLCYTSFGASSPYVRGLIVIPENGDTHSETTLWKEMGGAYPGIPLVYIDENMQNGTIVSQRGVVYTNTKGGMFEMVYDSQVQNSDSNMSRIFMGAQIDNDHIWAVGEKKEGEATYPVILFKNNETDGWKQNLLKKEPGTYVSEVSFPDKENGFLLIKNAANTIFYKSINGGDTWTKVYTGEKFTKFAFKDGNTGWAILENKIYKTADGGVTWTLDYTHDQVIRTIICKDNVVWAISTDKIIKRYL, encoded by the coding sequence ATGAAAAAGAGAATTTTGGCAGTAGCTGTATTGCAGTTTTTTATGGTGTTAGGTGGTTGTAGTTCAGATTCAGGAAACGATTCAATTCCGGAACCGCCTGTTGTGGTGGTAAAAACACCAAAAATAACATCGTATTCTAAAAATTCCGGTGAAAGCGGGGAAACAATTAGTATATATGGTGAAAATTTTTCAGAAACAGTAAACGATATTAAAATTACGTTTGATGGTGTTGCTGCTACGATTGTTTCGACTTCGGCTACCGAAATTAAAGTTGTTTTACCGCAAACAGAAAGTGTGCTCCCTAAAGTTGTTTTTACTATTTCGGGTAAAAAGATCAATAATGAAGTTCGTAATAATTATTCTGGAAGTATAGGGATTGTACCAACATCATCTAAGACGGCTTGGTTTACTATGGAAAATGTTTTAAAATCAGATAAAGCTATAAAACGTGCCCGTATGTTAAGCAGTGAAATTTCTTATATTACTTATGGTAGCTATGTTTACAGAACTTTAGACGGGGGAATAACATGGAATTATTGGGCCTATAATTATAACAGCGAAGGAGATTTCTACGCTACTAAAAAAGGAGAAGGATTGTGTTATACAAGTTTTGGTGCTTCAAGTCCGTATGTTCGTGGTTTAATTGTAATACCGGAAAATGGCGATACACATTCTGAAACTACCTTATGGAAAGAAATGGGAGGAGCTTATCCGGGTATTCCATTGGTTTATATTGATGAAAACATGCAAAATGGTACTATAGTTTCGCAAAGAGGAGTTGTTTATACGAATACTAAAGGGGGAATGTTTGAAATGGTTTATGACTCTCAAGTTCAAAATAGTGATTCTAATATGAGTAGAATATTTATGGGAGCACAAATAGATAATGATCATATTTGGGCTGTTGGTGAAAAGAAAGAAGGAGAGGCAACTTATCCAGTTATCTTATTTAAGAATAATGAGACAGACGGCTGGAAACAGAACTTATTAAAAAAAGAACCAGGTACGTATGTTAGTGAAGTGTCTTTTCCGGATAAAGAAAATGGTTTTCTTTTAATTAAAAATGCAGCTAATACGATCTTTTATAAAAGTATAAATGGTGGAGATACTTGGACTAAGGTTTATACTGGAGAAAAATTTACAAAATTTGCGTTTAAAGATGGTAATACGGGCTGGGCAATTTTAGAAAACAAAATCTATAAAACTGCTGATGGAGGAGTTACATGGACACTTGACTATACTCATGACCAGGTTATTAGAACTATTATTTGTAAAGACAATGTTGTTTGGGCGATTTCTACCGATAAGATCATCAAACGCTATTTGTAA
- a CDS encoding amidohydrolase family protein has product MKKKLALIFLFSLFNLITGYSQKKVDIKVTILKNGFIFDDTFDLKTGSIIIKGNQIADILYTDNFSAYPGAAVIDITGKYVLPGLIDTHVHLATVPNLNREENNKYMEDQLSKMIYAGITTVRDMVGNAIILADYKRASKLNQLPAPSIFYAAQFAGPEYFNEVRKYTKEKDTPWERTITDTTNIKMVVAEAKGAGVTGIKIYSDLSVKLIKKIVKEAKKQGLQSWSHAAVFPATPTDAADAKVNSMSHAFDIPYDFSVGKMDHHKRPPAIDNIKMDKLLLLMKANNVILDATNYMGNNNKLFDGMKITKRAHELGVKVSTGTDWPYLFEKDNVVPLFKEIKILTDNCGFTNKDVLISATRIGAESIGIQDRGIIAIGKRADLYITNSDPVQNIENLKDGFMTVKSGIIYKKE; this is encoded by the coding sequence ATGAAAAAAAAATTGGCTCTAATCTTTTTGTTTTCGCTATTTAACCTAATAACCGGATACTCACAAAAGAAGGTAGACATAAAAGTAACCATACTAAAGAACGGATTTATTTTTGATGATACATTTGATTTAAAGACAGGCAGTATCATCATTAAGGGCAATCAAATTGCTGATATTTTGTATACTGATAATTTTAGTGCGTATCCGGGAGCAGCAGTAATCGATATCACCGGAAAATATGTTTTACCCGGATTGATAGACACACATGTTCATCTGGCAACAGTTCCGAATCTCAATAGAGAGGAAAATAATAAATATATGGAGGACCAGCTTTCTAAAATGATCTATGCCGGGATAACAACAGTCAGAGACATGGTAGGAAATGCTATTATTCTTGCAGATTATAAACGAGCAAGCAAACTGAATCAATTGCCGGCTCCTTCCATTTTTTACGCAGCTCAATTTGCAGGACCAGAATATTTTAATGAAGTGAGAAAGTATACTAAAGAAAAAGATACTCCCTGGGAACGTACTATTACAGACACGACAAATATTAAAATGGTTGTAGCTGAAGCAAAAGGAGCTGGTGTAACCGGAATAAAAATATACTCAGATTTAAGTGTTAAGCTGATCAAAAAAATTGTGAAAGAAGCAAAGAAGCAAGGATTACAGAGTTGGAGCCATGCGGCAGTATTTCCTGCTACACCAACGGATGCTGCTGATGCGAAAGTAAATTCTATGTCGCATGCGTTCGATATTCCATATGATTTTTCAGTAGGAAAGATGGATCATCACAAAAGACCACCAGCCATCGACAATATAAAAATGGACAAGTTGTTACTCCTGATGAAAGCAAACAATGTGATACTGGATGCAACCAATTACATGGGAAACAACAATAAACTTTTTGATGGGATGAAAATAACTAAAAGAGCCCATGAGCTTGGTGTTAAGGTGTCTACAGGGACAGATTGGCCTTATTTATTCGAAAAAGATAATGTTGTTCCATTATTCAAAGAGATAAAAATATTGACTGACAACTGTGGCTTTACCAACAAAGATGTTCTGATAAGTGCTACACGAATTGGGGCAGAAAGTATTGGAATACAAGACAGAGGGATTATAGCTATTGGCAAACGCGCAGATCTTTATATAACCAATTCAGATCCTGTACAAAATATTGAAAATCTAAAAGACGGTTTTATGACCGTGAAGTCCGGAATTATTTATAAGAAAGAATAA
- a CDS encoding PKD domain-containing protein, translated as MKKTLLLLLFFAIASCYQETVIAVEGDFVTSYVKDDESIPVIIKIDNKITGADKYEWTFEGGNPASSSQKNPGEILYNKQGTYTIKVVATNVDGESKEFSKTVIIKEGIDIEFTHEIIKSNYSPIEVVLKNTTIGEGLTFKWDFQDGAPAAFTGKTPPNVVFTTPGDHTITLTVSNGFESEKQTKTITVAPYLVSLFSYEPNFEDDDYQAPITINFTNKSISAKNYKWTFEGGNPAVSTEENPKVTFAAAGSHEVTLEAFNDKTSQVFKSTVTVLPDTNLRILTNVKLGINSAHNGNNIGAMFSTATRQVYKANEINDQNSRLIDIVFQGLNSNFTNNRFIAPDQSNNYGFSVLKNAQSTIFINSQNMCNCGLNFTEAQFDAMTDDSLIKSLNINYSSSGSQEFGFTYPRIILFKTQDGRKGVIKIRDMIKNGSGSYIVCDIKVQKQ; from the coding sequence ATGAAGAAAACTTTACTCTTACTTTTATTCTTCGCCATTGCTTCTTGTTATCAGGAAACTGTGATAGCTGTAGAAGGTGATTTTGTAACCTCGTATGTAAAAGATGATGAATCAATCCCCGTTATCATTAAAATAGATAATAAAATTACGGGAGCGGACAAATATGAATGGACATTTGAGGGAGGAAATCCTGCAAGTTCCTCTCAAAAAAATCCAGGTGAAATATTATACAATAAACAAGGTACTTATACCATCAAAGTGGTCGCTACAAATGTAGATGGGGAGAGTAAAGAATTTAGTAAAACAGTCATAATAAAAGAAGGTATTGATATTGAGTTTACGCATGAAATTATAAAAAGCAATTATTCTCCGATAGAAGTAGTTCTAAAAAACACCACTATTGGAGAAGGATTGACTTTTAAATGGGATTTTCAGGACGGAGCGCCTGCAGCTTTTACAGGTAAAACACCGCCAAATGTGGTTTTTACAACTCCGGGAGATCACACCATAACCTTAACTGTTTCTAATGGTTTTGAATCAGAGAAACAAACCAAAACTATAACGGTTGCACCTTATTTAGTGAGCTTGTTTTCGTATGAACCCAATTTCGAAGATGACGATTATCAGGCACCGATAACGATTAATTTTACCAATAAATCGATTAGTGCGAAGAACTATAAATGGACGTTCGAAGGAGGAAACCCTGCCGTTTCAACAGAAGAAAACCCAAAAGTTACTTTTGCAGCCGCGGGCAGTCATGAAGTAACTCTTGAAGCTTTTAATGATAAAACTAGTCAGGTTTTTAAATCAACTGTTACGGTATTACCGGATACAAACTTACGCATCTTGACTAATGTTAAACTAGGGATCAATTCAGCGCATAATGGGAACAATATTGGAGCAATGTTTTCCACTGCAACAAGACAGGTATACAAAGCAAATGAAATTAATGATCAGAATAGCCGCTTAATAGATATTGTTTTTCAGGGCCTGAACAGCAATTTCACCAATAACAGATTTATAGCACCGGATCAATCTAATAATTATGGTTTTTCAGTATTGAAAAATGCGCAGAGTACTATTTTTATAAACTCTCAAAATATGTGCAATTGCGGGTTAAACTTCACAGAAGCACAATTTGATGCCATGACCGATGATAGCCTGATAAAATCTTTAAATATAAACTACAGCTCATCCGGATCACAGGAATTTGGTTTTACTTATCCGAGAATCATTTTGTTTAAAACACAGGACGGGAGAAAAGGAGTGATCAAGATTAGAGACATGATAAAGAATGGATCAGGTTCATATATCGTATGCGATATCAAAGTGCAAAAGCAATAA